One window of the Janthinobacterium sp. PAMC25594 genome contains the following:
- the gspL gene encoding type II secretion system protein GspL yields the protein MTILYIRHPARASIDSAPACSFVLAGDGGAMLQQGSAPLGSLGQLIAGAKQVVLLLAAADVTLLRLKTPPLAGARLRAALPGLVEEHILGDTQDCLLAAGAPDAAGMRTVAVAQRAWAGVLVQALLAQGARKVVLLPSQLCLPLQPGSVTASLQASGDGLELALRQAPQEGLGLVLPAQPQQALLTTRAFAGDVPLTVYVAPAELAQYQQLAAGMEGVTLEPDHWAHWIAGAKNAGLDLAPALGTATGSATEWRRWRWPLRLALLAVIVNLAGMNIEWMRLKREAATVRTSMQQTFKAAYPNEAPVYGLEAEQMRRNIAAARLQSGQASMDDFTSMSAALGEALGGLAGRGVVASLEYRERSLIVTLKPDMVDASAQAQVRDGLAARKLALNETAPGVWKITPATGAKT from the coding sequence TTGACAATATTGTATATCCGTCACCCGGCCAGGGCGTCCATCGACAGCGCGCCAGCCTGCTCCTTCGTTCTGGCCGGCGACGGCGGCGCCATGCTGCAGCAGGGCAGCGCGCCGCTGGGCAGCCTGGGGCAGCTGATTGCCGGCGCCAAGCAAGTGGTCTTGCTGCTGGCGGCGGCCGACGTGACCCTGCTGCGCCTGAAAACCCCGCCGCTGGCCGGCGCCCGTTTGCGCGCGGCCTTGCCGGGCCTGGTGGAAGAACACATCCTCGGTGACACGCAGGATTGCCTGCTGGCCGCCGGTGCGCCCGACGCTGCCGGCATGCGCACGGTCGCCGTGGCGCAGCGCGCCTGGGCAGGGGTACTCGTGCAAGCGTTGCTGGCGCAGGGCGCGCGCAAGGTGGTGCTGCTGCCATCGCAGCTGTGCCTGCCCTTGCAGCCAGGCAGCGTGACGGCATCCTTGCAGGCCAGCGGCGATGGCCTGGAACTGGCCTTGCGCCAGGCGCCGCAGGAGGGGCTGGGCCTGGTCTTGCCGGCCCAGCCGCAGCAGGCGCTGCTGACGACGCGCGCGTTTGCCGGCGACGTGCCGCTGACGGTCTACGTGGCGCCGGCCGAGCTGGCGCAATATCAGCAACTGGCCGCCGGCATGGAGGGCGTGACGCTGGAACCCGACCATTGGGCGCACTGGATCGCCGGTGCCAAAAATGCGGGACTGGACCTGGCGCCCGCGCTGGGCACGGCCACGGGATCGGCCACCGAGTGGCGCCGCTGGCGCTGGCCGCTGCGCCTGGCGCTGCTGGCCGTGATCGTCAACCTGGCCGGCATGAATATCGAATGGATGCGCCTGAAGCGCGAGGCCGCCACCGTGCGCACCTCGATGCAGCAAACCTTCAAGGCCGCGTATCCGAATGAAGCGCCCGTGTATGGGCTGGAAGCGGAGCAGATGCGGCGCAATATCGCTGCCGCGCGCCTGCAAAGCGGGCAGGCCAGCATGGATGATTTCACCAGCATGAGCGCGGCGCTGGGCGAGGCCTTGGGCGGGCTGGCCGGACGCGGCGTGGTGGCCTCGCTGGAATACCGCGAGCGCAGCCTGATCGTCACGCTGAAACCGGATATGGTCGACGCCAGCGCCCAGGCGCAGGTGCGCGACGGCCTGGCCGCGCGCAAGCTGGCCTTGAATGAAACGGCGCCGGGCGTGTGGAAGATCACGCCGGCCACGGGAGCAAAAACATGA
- the gspI gene encoding type II secretion system minor pseudopilin GspI, with product MMAFSRQRRQRGFTLLEVLVALVIVGTALGASLRAVGSLTQNSDGLRSAMMATWSAENHLVRLRLAKTFPQTGKRTVDCPQGDLKLICEEEVVATPNPRIRQVRVNVYDVQYPARRIVRLVLLAFND from the coding sequence ATGATGGCCTTTTCCCGACAACGCCGCCAGCGCGGCTTCACTTTGCTGGAAGTACTGGTCGCCCTCGTCATCGTCGGCACGGCCCTGGGCGCCTCGCTGCGCGCCGTCGGCAGCCTGACGCAGAACAGCGACGGCTTGCGCAGCGCCATGATGGCCACCTGGTCGGCGGAAAACCACCTGGTGCGGCTGCGCCTGGCGAAAACGTTCCCACAGACGGGCAAGCGCACGGTCGACTGCCCGCAGGGCGATCTGAAACTGATCTGCGAGGAGGAAGTGGTGGCCACGCCGAATCCCCGCATCCGCCAAGTGCGCGTCAACGTGTACGACGTGCAATACCCGGCCCGGCGCATCGTGCGCCTGGTGTTATTGGCGTTCAACGACTGA
- a CDS encoding GspH/FimT family pseudopilin has translation MPAMTTGRALPRPRVSGFTLIELLVVMVIIGVTLGLVSLNAMPNGQQALQKEAERIALLLQLARDEAIVRSRQVAFEADENQYRFLVLNEKLWQPVTQDDLLRERAFANTPMLLSVQPSNSVAQPLRIIFGREPVDKPFVLTLASGERSVAIRADGIGHFTVEQ, from the coding sequence ATGCCTGCCATGACCACCGGTCGCGCATTGCCCCGGCCACGCGTCAGCGGCTTCACGCTGATCGAATTGCTGGTGGTGATGGTCATCATCGGCGTGACCCTGGGCCTGGTGTCGCTGAACGCCATGCCGAATGGCCAGCAAGCCTTGCAAAAGGAAGCCGAGCGCATTGCCCTGCTGCTGCAGCTGGCGCGCGATGAAGCCATCGTGCGCAGCCGGCAAGTGGCGTTCGAGGCGGACGAAAATCAATACCGTTTCCTGGTTCTCAATGAAAAGCTGTGGCAACCCGTGACGCAGGATGATTTGCTGCGCGAGCGCGCGTTTGCCAACACGCCCATGCTGCTCAGCGTGCAGCCGTCGAACAGCGTGGCCCAGCCGCTGCGCATCATCTTCGGCCGCGAACCGGTCGACAAGCCTTTCGTGCTGACCCTGGCCAGCGGCGAGCGCAGCGTGGCCATCCGCGCCGACGGCATCGGCCATTTTACGGTCGAGCAATGA
- a CDS encoding molybdopterin-synthase adenylyltransferase MoeB, which produces MNDAQLLRYSRHILLDQIGIEGQQALLDAHVLVIGAGGLGSPAAMYLAASGVGKLTLVDDDTVDLTNLQRQIAHTTQRVGQPKVLSARETLTGINPEIEIIALQERLDGARLAELVCSATVVLDCTDNFATRHAVNRACVAGKVPLVSGAVIRFDGQVSVFDPRTGTQPCYSCLFPQEQQFTDEACSSMGVFAPLVGVVGAMQAAEALKLIMGVGESLAGRLLLLDGLHMEWSSMRVARDPGCAVCGVVVLPL; this is translated from the coding sequence ATGAACGACGCCCAACTGCTGCGCTACTCGCGCCACATCCTGCTTGATCAGATCGGTATCGAAGGCCAGCAAGCCTTGCTCGATGCGCATGTGCTGGTGATCGGCGCGGGCGGGCTCGGCTCGCCGGCCGCCATGTATCTGGCCGCCAGCGGCGTCGGCAAGCTGACCCTCGTCGATGACGACACGGTCGACCTGACCAACCTGCAGCGCCAGATCGCCCACACCACGCAGCGCGTGGGCCAGCCGAAAGTGCTGTCGGCGCGTGAAACCTTGACCGGCATCAATCCCGAGATTGAAATAATTGCTTTGCAGGAGCGCCTCGATGGCGCGCGCCTGGCCGAACTGGTCTGCTCCGCCACGGTAGTGCTCGATTGCACCGACAACTTCGCCACGCGCCACGCCGTCAACCGCGCCTGCGTGGCCGGCAAGGTGCCGCTGGTGTCGGGCGCCGTGATCCGTTTCGACGGGCAAGTGAGCGTGTTCGACCCGCGCACGGGCACCCAGCCATGTTATTCCTGCCTGTTCCCGCAGGAACAGCAGTTCACGGACGAGGCGTGCTCGAGCATGGGCGTGTTCGCGCCGCTGGTGGGCGTGGTGGGCGCCATGCAGGCGGCCGAGGCGCTGAAACTCATCATGGGCGTGGGCGAATCGCTGGCCGGACGGCTGCTGCTGCTCGACGGTTTGCACATGGAATGGAGCAGCATGCGCGTCGCGCGCGACCCCGGCTGCGCCGTTTGCGGTGTAGTGGTCTTGCCGCTCTGA
- the gspG gene encoding type II secretion system major pseudopilin GspG has protein sequence MQNAANHPIRQRRARGFTLIEIMVVVVIMGILASLVVPKLIARTGESKVAAAKVDIATVMQALKLYRLDNQRYPTTEQGLHALIEKPTTGPAANGWKAGGYLEKMPKDPWGNPYQYLSPGVKGEVDIISLGADGQPGGSGDDADIGSWEL, from the coding sequence ATGCAAAACGCAGCAAACCATCCGATACGCCAGCGCCGCGCGCGCGGCTTCACTTTGATCGAAATCATGGTCGTGGTGGTGATCATGGGCATCCTCGCTTCGCTGGTGGTGCCCAAGCTGATCGCCCGCACGGGCGAGTCGAAAGTGGCGGCGGCGAAAGTCGACATCGCCACCGTGATGCAAGCCTTGAAACTGTACCGCCTGGATAACCAGCGCTACCCGACCACCGAGCAGGGCTTGCATGCGCTGATCGAAAAACCGACGACGGGACCGGCCGCAAATGGCTGGAAAGCGGGCGGCTACCTGGAAAAGATGCCGAAAGATCCATGGGGCAATCCTTACCAGTACCTGTCGCCGGGCGTGAAGGGCGAAGTTGACATCATTTCGCTGGGCGCCGATGGCCAGCCTGGCGGTAGCGGCGATGATGCCGATATCGGCTCCTGGGAACTGTAA
- a CDS encoding type II secretion system protein J: MARRNHTAAGFTLIELLVAIGILAMVAVLGWRGLDSIMRSREVLTSQLEQARGMQLAFAQMQSDCDHLAGAGQNNNLLNGRLNLTAENDRLTLVRLAASEQEPQQLQVVTYRLRGGVLTRRESNGTRDLAVLDTLWQAARDDTDTSNADVALMHGVDSMVMRGWSNGAWNVLTAGATISTQVPGLEVTLQMPGQDAGLSKVFLLGPG, from the coding sequence ATGGCGCGCCGCAATCACACCGCCGCCGGTTTCACCTTGATCGAGCTGCTCGTGGCGATCGGCATCCTGGCCATGGTCGCCGTGCTGGGCTGGCGCGGCCTGGACAGCATCATGCGTTCGCGTGAAGTGCTGACCAGCCAGCTGGAACAGGCGCGCGGCATGCAACTGGCGTTTGCCCAGATGCAGAGCGATTGCGACCATCTGGCCGGTGCCGGCCAGAACAACAACCTGCTGAATGGTCGCCTGAACCTGACGGCGGAAAATGACCGCCTGACCCTGGTGCGCCTGGCCGCATCGGAACAGGAGCCGCAACAGTTGCAAGTGGTCACTTACCGCCTGCGCGGCGGCGTGCTGACGCGGCGCGAGTCGAACGGCACGCGCGACCTGGCCGTGCTCGACACCCTGTGGCAGGCGGCGCGCGACGATACCGATACCTCCAATGCCGACGTGGCCCTGATGCATGGCGTCGACAGCATGGTCATGCGCGGCTGGAGCAATGGCGCCTGGAACGTCCTGACGGCGGGCGCCACCATCTCCACGCAAGTGCCGGGCCTGGAAGTGACCTTGCAAATGCCGGGCCAGGACGCGGGCCTGTCCAAAGTCTTCTTGTTGGGGCCGGGATGA
- a CDS encoding S41 family peptidase, with the protein MRIKVKSIGLIGLGVMAGIGMSLQFPAVAQKITNAPLPLDELRQLSDVFGLIKTDYVEKVEDKKLLTEAISGMVSSLDPHSVYLDKNAFKEMRESVQGKFVGIGIEVSMEDGYVKVVSPIEDSPAAKAGILAGDLITRLDNIPLKGLQLEDVIKKMRGQPGSKLVLTMSRKGESKPLVFPIVREEIRVQSVKAKMVAPGYAWLRIAQFQEPTVDDMVKKINALYAQDPKLKGLVLDLRNDPGGVVPGAIGVATAFLPGNSIIVSTKGQLPESKQVFYGRREFYAPPGAKADPLAKLPAALKTVPLVVLVNAGSASASEIVAGALQDYQRATVIGTQTFGKGSVQTLRQITADTAVKLTTARYYTPKGRAIQARGIVPDLLVDETAEGDGWNSLRVREADLEKHLSSDDGKPEAAKPTMEGMQDQLEEEQRLIATAKKRKPLEYGAKDDFQLQQALNHFQGLPVQLAKVDPKAEKIGAKPEIASDIKADDKKIPVRKP; encoded by the coding sequence ATGCGTATCAAAGTTAAAAGTATCGGCCTGATCGGTCTGGGCGTCATGGCAGGCATCGGCATGTCGCTGCAGTTCCCGGCCGTGGCGCAGAAAATCACGAATGCCCCGCTGCCGCTCGACGAGCTGCGTCAGTTGTCGGACGTCTTCGGCCTGATCAAGACCGATTACGTCGAGAAGGTGGAAGACAAGAAACTCTTGACGGAAGCCATTTCCGGCATGGTCTCGTCGCTCGATCCGCATTCCGTGTATCTCGACAAGAATGCCTTCAAGGAAATGCGCGAAAGCGTGCAAGGCAAGTTTGTCGGCATCGGCATCGAAGTGAGCATGGAAGACGGCTACGTAAAAGTCGTCTCGCCCATCGAGGACAGCCCGGCCGCCAAGGCCGGCATCCTGGCGGGCGACCTGATCACCCGCCTCGACAACATCCCGCTGAAAGGCTTGCAGCTGGAGGACGTCATCAAGAAGATGCGCGGCCAGCCCGGCAGCAAGCTGGTGCTGACGATGTCGCGCAAGGGCGAAAGCAAGCCGCTGGTCTTCCCCATCGTGCGCGAGGAAATCCGCGTGCAAAGCGTGAAGGCCAAGATGGTCGCGCCCGGCTATGCCTGGCTGCGCATCGCCCAGTTCCAGGAACCGACCGTCGATGACATGGTCAAAAAGATCAACGCGCTGTATGCGCAAGACCCCAAGCTCAAGGGCTTGGTGCTGGACTTGCGCAACGATCCCGGTGGCGTCGTGCCGGGCGCCATCGGCGTGGCGACGGCATTTCTGCCTGGCAACTCCATCATCGTCTCGACCAAGGGCCAGTTGCCGGAGTCGAAGCAAGTGTTTTATGGCCGCCGCGAATTCTATGCGCCGCCGGGCGCCAAGGCCGATCCGCTGGCCAAGCTGCCGGCCGCGCTGAAAACCGTGCCGCTGGTGGTGCTGGTCAATGCCGGCTCCGCTTCCGCCTCGGAAATCGTCGCCGGCGCCTTGCAGGATTACCAGCGCGCCACCGTCATCGGCACGCAAACGTTCGGCAAGGGTTCCGTGCAAACCTTGCGCCAGATCACGGCCGATACGGCCGTCAAGCTGACGACGGCCCGCTACTACACGCCGAAAGGCCGCGCCATCCAGGCGCGCGGCATCGTGCCCGACTTGCTGGTCGATGAAACGGCCGAAGGCGATGGCTGGAACAGCCTGCGCGTGCGCGAGGCGGACCTGGAAAAACACCTGAGCAGCGACGATGGCAAGCCGGAAGCGGCCAAGCCGACCATGGAAGGCATGCAAGATCAATTGGAAGAAGAGCAGCGCCTGATCGCCACGGCGAAAAAGCGCAAGCCGCTCGAATACGGCGCCAAGGATGATTTCCAGCTGCAGCAAGCCTTGAACCACTTCCAGGGCTTGCCGGTGCAGCTGGCCAAGGTGGACCCGAAAGCGGAGAAGATCGGCGCCAAGCCGGAAATCGCTTCCGACATCAAGGCCGATGACAAGAAGATTCCGGTGCGCAAACCGTAG
- a CDS encoding type II secretion system protein N, translating into MRRLLGWLLAIIVSVCVTLLVFFPAGWVAGIVEKQTGGRLTLGDAQGTLWRGSAFIGGAASANGAVTPLLPGRFSWRISPSVLWGSADVELQNPQALSQPVNLRGSWSHWQVSPAALLLPADGLGGLGAPLNTVAPTGSMRLSWSTLQLALEQRQFSAVGRTTLQMTDMASRLSSLRPLGSYELDFDWQGQQATLTLRSIKGPLLLDGSGSLQQGRMQFSGQAQAAAGYEETLASLLNLLGQRRSNSEKNIIALEFRQ; encoded by the coding sequence ATGAGGCGCTTGCTTGGCTGGCTGCTGGCCATCATCGTCAGCGTCTGCGTCACCCTGCTGGTGTTTTTCCCGGCCGGTTGGGTCGCCGGCATCGTGGAAAAGCAGACGGGCGGACGTTTGACCTTGGGCGACGCGCAAGGTACCCTGTGGCGCGGCTCGGCCTTTATCGGCGGGGCGGCCAGCGCGAACGGCGCCGTGACGCCGCTGCTGCCGGGGCGTTTCAGCTGGCGCATTTCGCCCTCGGTGCTGTGGGGATCGGCGGACGTGGAACTGCAAAACCCGCAGGCGCTGTCGCAGCCGGTGAACCTGCGCGGCTCGTGGTCGCACTGGCAAGTCAGCCCGGCGGCCCTGCTGCTGCCGGCCGATGGCCTGGGCGGCCTCGGCGCGCCGCTCAATACCGTGGCGCCGACGGGCAGCATGCGCCTGTCGTGGAGCACCCTGCAGCTGGCCTTGGAGCAGCGGCAGTTTTCCGCCGTCGGCCGCACGACCTTGCAGATGACGGACATGGCGTCGCGCCTGTCGTCCCTGCGCCCGCTGGGCAGTTACGAGCTCGATTTCGATTGGCAGGGGCAGCAGGCGACGTTGACCTTGCGCTCCATCAAAGGACCGCTGCTGCTCGACGGCAGCGGCAGCCTGCAACAGGGGCGCATGCAGTTTTCCGGCCAGGCCCAGGCCGCAGCAGGATATGAAGAGACCTTGGCGAGTTTGTTGAATTTGCTGGGACAGCGCCGTAGCAATAGCGAAAAAAACATCATCGCCTTAGAGTTCAGACAATGA
- the gspK gene encoding type II secretion system minor pseudopilin GspK, producing MKPFIRPARQRGVAVITALLLTALAITVVASLFWQQQVQVRSMENQRLRLQTQWAMRGMVDFARFWLRQDNPTQTALDGVWATPIEEARLDDYVDREKVDTEKFDATVSGRALDAQARFNITNLVAATGGINPQQVLAYQRLLANLRLDSGLAQATADAVLRATPKLRAMDSGSDGKTPAARPPSDGGSEPVAFTQVEDLLAVPGYTPQMIEKLRDFVIILPELTPVNVNTAPAEVLAAVTMMSLSEASALTLSNPRKKFVDLANFKNNINAELIATVELDVKSRYFLTVIRVRLDRAALDAVALIYRQPDRERATRLVWLREN from the coding sequence ATGAAGCCGTTTATTCGCCCTGCGCGCCAGCGCGGCGTGGCCGTCATCACGGCCCTGCTGCTGACGGCGCTGGCCATCACCGTCGTCGCCAGCCTGTTCTGGCAGCAGCAAGTGCAGGTGCGCTCGATGGAAAACCAGCGCCTGCGCCTGCAGACGCAGTGGGCCATGCGCGGCATGGTCGACTTCGCCCGCTTCTGGCTGCGCCAGGACAATCCCACGCAGACGGCGCTGGACGGCGTGTGGGCCACGCCCATCGAGGAAGCGCGGCTCGATGATTACGTCGACCGCGAAAAGGTCGACACGGAAAAATTCGACGCCACCGTCTCGGGCCGCGCGCTCGATGCGCAGGCGCGGTTTAACATTACCAACCTGGTCGCCGCCACGGGTGGCATCAATCCGCAGCAGGTGCTCGCTTACCAGCGTTTGCTGGCCAACCTGCGGCTCGACAGCGGCCTGGCGCAGGCGACGGCCGATGCCGTGCTGCGCGCGACGCCGAAACTGCGCGCCATGGACAGCGGCAGCGATGGCAAGACGCCCGCCGCCAGGCCCCCATCGGACGGCGGCAGCGAGCCGGTGGCGTTCACGCAGGTCGAGGATTTGCTGGCCGTGCCCGGCTACACGCCGCAGATGATCGAGAAGTTGCGCGATTTCGTCATCATCTTGCCGGAACTCACGCCGGTGAACGTGAATACGGCGCCGGCCGAGGTGCTGGCGGCCGTGACGATGATGTCCTTGTCCGAGGCCAGCGCCCTGACCCTGAGCAATCCGCGCAAAAAGTTTGTTGATTTGGCAAACTTCAAGAATAATATTAATGCCGAGCTGATTGCTACCGTGGAACTCGACGTGAAGAGCCGCTACTTCCTGACTGTCATCCGCGTGCGGCTGGATCGCGCCGCCCTCGATGCCGTGGCCCTCATTTATCGACAACCAGACCGGGAGCGGGCAACCCGTCTGGTCTGGTTGCGGGAAAATTAA
- the gspM gene encoding type II secretion system protein GspM, translating into MSTAVNKIRAALTGQQQNLQTFWAERTPQERKLLTIGGVVAGLALVYAVFFEPAWTGRIALQKSLPELRQNAAQLQALAREAGELARQAPVQVAPMSRDSIDSSLKARGLAPQSLSLTGEYARVQLNGVPFASVMLWLDGLRREGRVAVQDAKITAQGKAGLVDASLTLHQSPGATR; encoded by the coding sequence ATGAGTACGGCAGTGAACAAGATCCGCGCCGCCCTGACGGGGCAGCAGCAGAACCTGCAAACGTTCTGGGCCGAGCGCACGCCGCAGGAGCGCAAGCTCTTGACCATCGGCGGCGTGGTGGCGGGGCTGGCCCTCGTCTACGCGGTGTTCTTCGAGCCGGCGTGGACGGGCCGCATCGCCTTGCAAAAGAGCTTGCCCGAGCTGCGCCAGAACGCGGCCCAGCTGCAGGCGCTGGCGCGTGAAGCGGGCGAACTGGCGCGCCAGGCACCCGTGCAGGTCGCACCCATGAGCCGTGACAGCATAGACTCTTCGCTGAAAGCGCGCGGCCTGGCGCCGCAATCGCTGTCGCTGACGGGAGAGTACGCGCGCGTGCAGTTGAACGGCGTGCCGTTTGCCAGCGTCATGCTGTGGCTGGACGGCTTGCGCCGCGAAGGCCGCGTGGCGGTGCAGGACGCGAAGATCACGGCGCAGGGCAAGGCGGGGCTGGTCGATGCCAGCCTGACCCTGCACCAGAGCCCGGGCGCGACGCGATGA